A window of Longispora fulva contains these coding sequences:
- a CDS encoding sugar phosphate isomerase/epimerase family protein → MSLRFGYGTNGFANHRLDDALAVIADLGYTGVALTLDHAHLDPYQPKVFERTAAVATALGRHGLGVVVETGARYLLDPRRKHAPTLLDADRRRRVDFLRRAVDIGADLGAEAVSFWAGVRPDGLGPADAWDRLVAGCAEIVAHADATGVVLGFEPEPGMLVENLAQWHALRADLGRPAAFGLTLDIGHCRCNEPVPVADCVRAVGPYLVNVQIDDMRAGVHEHLEFGAGEIDFPPVLAALSEVGYAGLVAVELPRHSHAAPQVAARSLDFLRAAEGILV, encoded by the coding sequence ATGAGCCTGCGCTTCGGGTACGGCACGAACGGCTTCGCCAACCACCGCCTCGACGACGCGCTCGCCGTCATCGCCGACCTCGGCTACACCGGGGTGGCGCTGACGTTGGACCACGCGCACCTGGACCCGTATCAGCCCAAGGTGTTCGAACGCACGGCGGCCGTCGCCACGGCACTCGGCCGCCACGGCCTCGGCGTCGTGGTGGAGACCGGGGCGCGCTACCTGCTCGACCCGCGCCGCAAGCACGCGCCGACCCTCCTCGACGCCGACCGCCGCCGGCGGGTCGACTTCCTCCGCCGGGCCGTGGACATCGGCGCGGATCTAGGTGCGGAGGCCGTGTCCTTCTGGGCCGGCGTCCGCCCCGACGGCCTGGGACCGGCGGACGCCTGGGACCGGCTCGTCGCCGGCTGCGCCGAGATCGTCGCGCACGCCGACGCCACCGGGGTCGTCCTCGGCTTCGAACCCGAGCCGGGCATGCTCGTGGAGAACCTCGCCCAGTGGCATGCGCTGCGCGCCGACCTGGGCCGGCCCGCGGCCTTCGGGCTGACCCTCGACATCGGGCACTGCCGGTGCAACGAACCCGTACCGGTCGCCGACTGCGTCCGGGCGGTCGGTCCGTACCTGGTCAACGTGCAGATCGACGACATGCGCGCAGGCGTGCACGAGCACCTGGAGTTCGGCGCCGGGGAGATCGACTTCCCGCCGGTCCTCGCGGCACTGTCCGAGGTCGGCTACGCCGGCCTGGTCGCCGTCGAGCTGCCCCGGCACTCGCACGCGGCCCCGCAGGTCGCGGCCCGGTCCCTGGACTTCCTCCGCGCCGCCGAAGGGATCCTGGTGTGA
- a CDS encoding SCO3242 family prenyltransferase, producing MRLRDLVELVRAPAALSVPGDAVAGAAAAGTLGGRTAGLATASVCLYWAGMAANDWADRDLDAVERPERPIPSGRITPAAALGVAGGLTAAGLAVAALTGGRRALAVAVPLVGAIWAYDVAWKNTDAGPAGMALCRGLDVLLGASTGKVSRALWPALVVASHTYTVTALSRREVHGADRDLPARTLVATAAIAAAPVLGRQRRLSALLGGWYAARYGGAQRRAFDDPSAANVRASVGAGITALPALQGALTASAGAPVTGAVLAAAAPLARALARKVSPT from the coding sequence ATGCGACTGCGTGACCTCGTCGAACTCGTCCGGGCCCCCGCAGCGCTGTCAGTGCCGGGCGACGCCGTGGCCGGGGCCGCCGCCGCCGGCACCCTGGGCGGGCGCACCGCCGGCCTCGCCACGGCCTCCGTCTGCCTGTACTGGGCGGGGATGGCCGCCAACGACTGGGCCGACCGCGACCTCGACGCCGTCGAACGCCCCGAACGGCCCATCCCGTCCGGCCGGATCACCCCCGCCGCCGCGCTCGGGGTGGCCGGCGGCCTCACCGCCGCCGGCCTGGCCGTCGCCGCGCTGACCGGCGGCCGACGGGCCCTGGCCGTGGCCGTGCCGCTGGTCGGCGCCATCTGGGCGTATGACGTGGCCTGGAAGAACACCGACGCCGGACCGGCCGGCATGGCCCTGTGCCGGGGCCTGGACGTCCTGCTCGGCGCGAGCACCGGCAAGGTGTCCCGCGCGCTGTGGCCGGCGCTCGTGGTCGCCTCGCACACCTACACCGTGACCGCGCTGTCCCGCCGCGAGGTGCACGGCGCTGACCGGGACCTGCCGGCCCGCACCCTCGTCGCCACGGCCGCGATCGCCGCCGCGCCGGTCCTGGGCCGGCAACGCCGCCTGTCAGCCCTCCTCGGCGGCTGGTACGCGGCCCGCTACGGCGGCGCGCAACGCAGGGCGTTCGACGACCCGTCCGCCGCCAACGTGCGCGCCTCCGTCGGGGCGGGCATCACGGCGCTCCCGGCGTTGCAGGGCGCGCTGACCGCCTCGGCCGGCGCCCCGGTCACCGGCGCGGTCCTGGCGGCCGCCGCCCCGCTCGCCCGCGCCCTCGCCCGGAAGGTGTCCCCGACATGA
- a CDS encoding inositol-3-phosphate synthase: protein MRTGVWLIGARGSVAVTSMVGALAVRASLAAPLGCVTELPELRSAAVPTLGDLVFGGHDMSTVGLVKKARDLAASGVLPGALVEAVAAELDMIEVEVLPAPGGGVPCEGSPDGRVQADTAARIVSDLRAFRDRHDLARIVVVNVSSTEPVATPHPAHADLAALRAALDLPGAVLPASALYAYAALSAGCPFVDFTPSTGARLPALAELAAEARLPHAGSDGKTGETLLKSVLAPMFALRHLRVTSWSGINLLGGGDGATLADPAANAAKTASKHRVLGETLGYQPEGHTRIDHVPELGDFKTAWDLVTFQGFLGTAMRMEFTWHGCDSALAAPLVLDLARLTAAAHAAGVVGPVPELAFFFKDPIGDVPHGLAEQWTLLVEFVRGLSDATA, encoded by the coding sequence TTGCGTACGGGAGTTTGGCTGATCGGCGCGCGGGGCTCGGTCGCGGTCACCAGCATGGTCGGCGCGCTGGCGGTGCGCGCCTCCCTCGCCGCCCCGCTGGGCTGCGTCACGGAGCTGCCCGAGTTGCGGTCGGCCGCCGTGCCGACCCTGGGCGACCTCGTCTTCGGCGGCCACGACATGTCCACCGTCGGCCTCGTGAAGAAGGCCCGCGACCTGGCCGCCTCCGGCGTCCTGCCCGGGGCCCTGGTCGAGGCGGTCGCCGCGGAACTGGACATGATCGAGGTCGAGGTCCTGCCGGCCCCCGGCGGTGGCGTCCCCTGCGAAGGCTCCCCGGACGGCCGCGTCCAGGCAGACACCGCCGCGCGGATCGTGTCCGACCTGCGCGCCTTCCGCGACCGGCACGACCTGGCCCGGATCGTGGTCGTCAACGTGTCCTCCACCGAGCCCGTCGCGACCCCCCACCCCGCGCACGCCGACCTCGCCGCGCTCCGCGCCGCCCTCGACCTGCCCGGGGCGGTGCTGCCGGCCAGCGCGCTGTACGCGTACGCGGCACTGTCGGCCGGCTGCCCCTTCGTGGACTTCACCCCCTCCACCGGCGCGCGCCTGCCCGCGCTGGCCGAACTGGCCGCCGAGGCCCGGCTGCCCCACGCCGGCAGCGACGGCAAGACGGGCGAGACGCTGCTCAAGTCCGTGCTCGCCCCGATGTTCGCGCTGCGGCACCTGCGGGTGACCTCCTGGTCGGGGATCAACCTGCTCGGCGGGGGAGACGGCGCGACCCTGGCCGACCCGGCCGCCAACGCCGCCAAGACCGCCAGCAAGCACCGCGTCCTCGGCGAGACCCTCGGCTACCAGCCCGAAGGCCACACCCGCATCGACCACGTGCCCGAACTGGGCGACTTCAAGACCGCCTGGGACCTGGTCACCTTCCAGGGGTTCCTCGGCACGGCGATGCGGATGGAGTTCACCTGGCACGGCTGCGACTCGGCGCTCGCGGCCCCCCTCGTCCTGGACCTGGCCCGGCTGACCGCCGCCGCGCACGCCGCCGGCGTCGTCGGGCCGGTGCCGGAGCTGGCGTTCTTCTTCAAGGACCCGATCGGCGACGTCCCGCACGGCCTCGCCGAGCAGTGGACGCTCCTCGTCGAATTCGTCAGGGGGCTGTCCGATGCGACTGCGTGA